A window from Thermomonas aquatica encodes these proteins:
- a CDS encoding C40 family peptidase produces MTTATLPHGHSAARPARRGLRLFLAFALAACAAPAMAFNPVELPADAATTATLAPLDAVAPVDLASPDNAPLAAQIAVLQQAQASPSTSSRIKTVLQRAFALLGTPYRWGGTSPERGFDCSGLVGYVFRSIGVDLPRVSRAMAHEGTAITDRSALAEGDLVFFGKRGKVDHVGIYIGEGKFLHAPRTGRDVTVSTLSTGYWSQKYLEARRLATGS; encoded by the coding sequence GTGACGACAGCGACCCTGCCCCACGGCCATTCCGCCGCCCGCCCCGCCCGCCGGGGACTCCGTCTTTTCCTCGCCTTCGCCCTGGCCGCATGCGCCGCGCCGGCGATGGCGTTCAATCCGGTCGAATTGCCGGCCGATGCCGCCACCACGGCCACCCTGGCCCCGCTCGACGCGGTGGCCCCGGTCGACCTGGCCAGCCCCGACAACGCCCCGCTGGCCGCGCAGATCGCCGTGCTGCAGCAGGCGCAGGCCTCGCCCAGCACCTCGTCGCGGATCAAGACCGTGCTGCAGCGCGCGTTCGCCCTGCTCGGCACGCCCTATCGCTGGGGCGGCACCAGCCCGGAGCGCGGCTTCGACTGCAGCGGTCTGGTCGGTTACGTGTTCCGCAGCATCGGCGTCGACCTGCCGCGCGTGTCGCGCGCGATGGCCCATGAAGGCACCGCCATCACCGACCGCAGCGCGCTGGCCGAGGGCGACCTGGTGTTCTTCGGCAAGCGCGGCAAGGTGGACCATGTCGGCATCTACATCGGCGAAGGCAAGTTCCTGCACGCCCCGCGCACCGGCCGCGACGTCACCGTGTCGACCCTGAGCACCGGGTACTGGAGCCAGAAGTACCTGGAAGCGCGCCGGCTCGCCACCGGCAGCTGA
- a CDS encoding GNAT family N-acetyltransferase has product MSIAAALVDEIRLVERAPGIDDYRRLRAATGLSPKSEQAARRGLAKTSYGVSLLRRDEVVGMGRIVGDDGCFYFVVDIAVIPELQGRGLGKRIMDALDAWLRANAAPSAHVSLFADGEAKRLYAKYGFAQSDHSVGMFYRV; this is encoded by the coding sequence ATGAGCATCGCGGCGGCGCTGGTCGACGAGATCCGCCTGGTCGAGCGCGCGCCCGGCATCGACGACTACCGTCGCCTGCGCGCGGCGACCGGACTGTCGCCGAAATCGGAACAGGCGGCCCGCCGCGGGTTGGCGAAGACGAGCTATGGCGTCAGCCTGCTGCGCCGCGACGAGGTCGTCGGCATGGGCCGCATCGTCGGCGACGACGGCTGTTTCTACTTCGTGGTCGACATCGCGGTGATCCCGGAATTGCAGGGCCGCGGCCTCGGCAAGCGGATCATGGACGCGCTCGACGCCTGGCTGCGCGCGAACGCGGCGCCGAGCGCGCACGTCTCGCTGTTCGCCGATGGCGAGGCGAAACGGCTGTACGCGAAATACGGTTTCGCCCAGTCCGACCACTCGGTGGGGATGTTCTACCGGGTCTGA
- a CDS encoding acyl-CoA thioesterase, whose protein sequence is MSGRQRELTMRFLAEPTDVNYGGKVHGGQVMKWIDQAGYAAAVGWSGKYSVTVAVGGIRFVAPIRISDLVTVDTTLVYTGTSSMHFAVDVRARDPMDDGGERLCTHCVIVFVAVDEAGKPVQVPAWTPVSDEDKRLSEYATQVMALSKGIEQTVARYRDAID, encoded by the coding sequence ATGAGCGGACGCCAACGCGAACTGACCATGCGCTTCCTCGCCGAGCCCACCGACGTGAACTACGGCGGCAAGGTGCATGGCGGGCAGGTGATGAAGTGGATCGACCAGGCCGGCTATGCCGCGGCGGTCGGCTGGAGCGGGAAATACAGCGTGACCGTGGCGGTGGGCGGGATCCGCTTCGTCGCGCCGATCCGGATCAGCGACCTGGTCACGGTCGACACCACGCTGGTCTACACCGGCACCAGCTCGATGCACTTCGCGGTGGACGTGCGCGCACGGGATCCGATGGACGATGGCGGCGAACGCCTGTGCACGCATTGCGTGATCGTGTTCGTGGCGGTGGACGAGGCCGGCAAGCCGGTGCAGGTGCCGGCCTGGACCCCGGTCAGCGACGAGGACAAGCGCCTGTCCGAATACGCCACCCAGGTGATGGCCTTGAGCAAGGGCATCGAACAGACCGTGGCCCGCTACCGGGACGCCATCGACTGA